The proteins below are encoded in one region of Triticum aestivum cultivar Chinese Spring chromosome 1B, IWGSC CS RefSeq v2.1, whole genome shotgun sequence:
- the LOC123134711 gene encoding protein S-acyltransferase 8 yields MAQPQPQQRVYQAWKGNNRFFLGGRLIFGPDAKSLLVSVALIVVPVLVFCAFIAPHLLHRFSDYNAGYAIPAVAVGFMIYVLLLLLITSAQDPGIVPRASHPPEEDFAYGNPLAGETPGRLQFPRIKEVMVNGMLVKIKYCDTCMIYRPPRCSHCSICNNCVERFDHHCPWVGQCIGQRNYRYFFLFVSSSTLLCIYVFAMSALHIKFLMDGDYPTVWKAFKHSPACLVLMIYCFIALWFVGGLTGFHSYLISTNQTTYENFRYRADSRPNVYDRGCLNNFLEVLCSKGKPSKHRFRAYVQEEVRAPVVNFGRQMEEEPAGGPRAKVEDDPEIGSDLLKISRRRNYEDVDVEMGNQDDGEKEGMGDAKLAAGSGSQIPAVGSEVRVRHSSWDRRSGNWDMSSDVIGRSASDVLGRSASLTEAAPRSQRETH; encoded by the exons AtggcgcagccgcagccgcagcagcggGTCTACCAAGCTTGGAAAGGGAATAAT AGGTTCTTCCTCGGAGGGAGATTGATATTCGGGCCCGATGCCAAGTCCCTGCTCGTCTCGGTTGCGCTCATCGTGGTGCCGGTTCTCGTCTTCTGCGCCTTCATCGCACCGCACCTGCTTCACCGATTCTCCGACTACAACGCAGGATACGCGATTCCTGCGGTGGCAGTCGGGTTCATGATCTAT GTGCTTCTGTTGCTGCTGATCACCTCGGCTCAGGATCCTGGTATCGTGCCCCGTGCATCGCATCCACCAGAGGAAGATTTTGCGTATGGCAATCCGTTAGCTGGGGAAACACCGGGCAGGCTGCAGTTTCCCCGTATAAAGGAAGTGATGGTTAATGGGATGCTTGTGAAGATAAAGTATTGCGACACCTGCATGATTTACCGGCCTCCTCGGTGCTCGCACTGTTCGATATGCAACAACTGTGTGGAGCGATTCGATCATCATTGCCCCTGGGTTGGACAATGCATTGGTCAG CGCAATTACCGATACTTTTTCCTATTTGTTTCTTCCTCGACTCTTCTTTGCATTTATGTCTTTGCCATGTCGGCTCTACACATCAAGTTTCTCATGGACGGAGACTATCCTACAGTATGGAAGGCTTTCAAACACTCTCCAGCTTGCTTGGTGCTTATGATATATTGTTTCATTGCTCTCTGGTTTGTTGGTGGGCTCACTGGATTTCATTCATATCTCATTAGCACTAACCAG ACGACATACGAGAATTTTCGGTACAGAGCAGACAGCAGGCCCAACGTCTATGACCGAGGATGTCTGAATAACTTCCTGGAAGTCCTGTGCAgcaaggggaaaccttccaagcACAGGTTCCGAGCCTATGTTCAAGAGGAGGTACGCGCTCCAGTGGTTAACTTCGGTAGGCAGATGGAGGAGGAACCAGCTGGCGGCCCTCGCGCAAAGGTAGAAGACGATCCTGAGATTGGCAGCGATCTCCTGAAGATCTCTCGGCGGCGCAACTACGAGGACGTTGACGTCGAAATGGGGAACCAGGACGACGGTGAGAAGGAAGGCATGGGCGACGCCAAACTGGCGGCGGGTTCGGGATCGCAGATCCCTGCGGTCGGGAGCGAGGTGCGGGTGCGGCACTCGAGCTGGGACCGGAGGAGTGGGAACTGGGACATGTCGTCGGACGTGATCGGAAGGAGCGCATCGGATGTGCTTGGAAGAAGCGCTTCGCTCACCGAGGCTGCGCCGCGGTCTCAAAGAGAAACTCACTAG